The stretch of DNA TTCACCATCGTCATGTTCATCTCCATCATGGTTGTGCCGTTAGTCAGGAAATCGGCTTCGATCTGCCCATCGGCCAATTTCTGCCCAACGCTATAAGAAGCCGGGTACACGATGCTATTGCTTTTCATTTTCAACTGCGCATCTTTCATGGCCGTCTGCATGCCCTGCAACGCGCCCGACAAGTCGGCCAGCAGTTCATCGCCTTTGCAGGTATATCGAATGGTGTAGGGAGGCTGTGTTTTGCCTTTCTCATCCTGCACCTGCACGGTCATGTCGACAAGGGTAGCCCCGCCTTCCTTACGAACGTCGTTGACCCGATACGACATCACGCCCGTGAGTTTATCTTTGGCATTGTAGGTACTCATCTGATAACTCATACCGGTTTTCATTGAGAACCCTAAACAATCCTGCGCCCAACCCGTGGTGAGCGTTCCCAAAACCAGCAACAGCGAAAAAATCAATACTTTCATGACACGTGTGTTTAGCGTTTCATCGGCAAAATAGACATGCAGACGAACACACTGTCAATTCATTGATTGAACGGAGTGTAGGTCAACCGCCCCGCCGATTGAGTTCGCGTAGCACGTCGGCCAATGTACGGAATCGATTCGCATCGCCAATAAAACTCAGGCCCGACATAATTAGCGCAAAACCGCCTGTGCTAACCCAAAACCACAGGTCCTCATTAGCTTCCTTCATGTTGGAGCCGTGTAGTAATACGGCTAATCCGGTGCCCAACAGCATAGCCCCGCCCCCGCCAAAGAGCCAATACTTTAGTAGTAATTTCTTTTCCCGTTCTGTTCGCATGATGCCTGTTTTTGTGAATTAAAACCTCTACAGCACAGTTGGGTTTCAAAAAAATAGTATCTTACCCCTTCATTTTTCGTCTCTACTTTGTCCGCATTTAGCTAAACCGACAACACGAATGCCCGTATTTACTTTAGGTATCGAAGAGGAATTTCAGACCATCGACCCCGAAACCCGCGAACTTCGCTCGCATATGTCGAAGTTAGTGGAGGGCGGTAAAATTGTGCTTCAGGAGCGCGTAAAAGCCGAAATGCACCAGGCCGTGGTCGAGGTTGGGACCAATATTTGCCACAATATTCAAGAAGCGCGGCAAGAGGTAACGTACCTGCGCCGGGAGATTATCGAACTGGCCGAAAAGCAAAACCTGAAAGTAGCGGCTGCCGGTACGCACCCCTTTTCCGACTGGCAGAGTCAGCTCATTACGCCCAACGAACGCTACGACCGGCTCATCGAAGAAATGCGCGACGTAGCCCGCTCCAACCTTATTTTCGGGTTGCACGTCCACGTGGGCATCGAAACCCGGAACCAGGGCATTCACATTATGAACGCTGTGCGGTATTTTCTGCCACATATCTACGCGCTCTCAACCAGTTCGCCGTTCTGGCGGGGTCGTAACACGGGCTTCAAATCGTATCGATCAAAAGTATTCGACAAGTTTCCGCGCACGGGTATTCCTGATTTTTTTGCGTCGGCGGCTGAATATGACGAATATATCAACCTGCTGGTTAAAACAGGCTGCATCGACAACGGCAAAAAAATCTGGTGGGATATTCGTTTGCACCCGTTTTTCGACACCATCGAGTTCCGCATCTGCGACGTACCCATGCGCGTAGACGAAACCATTTGCTTAGCCGCCATCATGCAGGCATTGGTGGTCAAGATTCACAAGCTGATGGGTAAAAATCTGAATTTCAGACCCTATCGCCGTATTCTGATCAACGAGAACAAATGGCGGGCGGCCCGCTACGGTATTGAAGGCAAACTCATCGATTTCGGCAAACAGGAAGAAGTGCCTACGCACCAGCTTATTCATGAACTGCTCGAATTTATTGACGACGTTGTCGATGAATTAGACAGCCGGGCCGAGTGCGAATACGTACTGAAAATTCTGGAAATGGGTACTGGTGCTGATCGCCAATTGGCCGTTTTCAACCAAACCGGCGACCTTAAACACGTTGTGGATTACATCGTTAGCGAAACTTCTTACGGAGTTCGGTAGTTGGTAGTCTTAACTAAGAATGAAAAATGAAGAGTGAAAAGTGAAAAATGTAACGGGGGCGCGCGAACCGTAGAATCGCCCCACTTTGCATTTTCCACTTTGCATTTTTCACTACTGAATGATGAAAATTGCCGTACTCGATATGAATGACAACCGTCCCAACGAAGGGATGCGTTGTATTTTACATGCTATTCGCACCGTCCAGGGAAACGATCATCTGGAATTGAGCTTCGACGTGTTCAACGTTCGGGGCAACAACGAAGTCCCCGGTCTGGATTACGATCTATATATCTCGTCGGGTGGGCCGGGTAGCCCAATGGCAACGGATGATGAGTGGGAGAAAAAGTATTTCCGGCTGATCGATCAGTTGTTTACCTGGAACAAACAGAACAAGCGTAAGAAATACGTTTTTCTGATTTGCCATTCGTTCCAGTTGGTAACGCGTCATTTGGGAATCGCCGAACTGAGCAAACGCAAATCGACGTCGTTCGGCATTTTTCCTGTTCACAAAACCGACGACGGCTGCACCGACCCCGTTTTCGACGGATTGCCAGAACCGTTCTACGCCGTTGATTCACGTGATTATCAGGCACTTGAACCCGATCTGAAACGCATGGATGCTATGGGAGCCACAATCCTGTGCATGGAGAAAATCAGACCCCACGTCGATTTGCCCCGTGCGCTGATGGCAATCCGGTTCTCGCCCGAAATCGTTGGTACGCAGTTCCATCCTGAAGCTGATGACGAAGGTATGCTGCGCTATTTCCTGACCGATGAAAAACGCGAGCAGATCACCCGCAACTTTGGGCAGGCCAAGTACGACGAAATGATGGCTTACTTGCAGGACCCTACCAAAATTGCCCTGACCGAATCGGTTGTGCTGCCCGGCTTCATCCGGCAAGCCGCCCGTGCGCTACAACCAATGAATCAATTAGTTAGACAGGATTAACAGGATTTTGGCTGTATATCCTGTCAGTCTTGTTAATCCTGTCAAAAAATGATTCAGTCTGCCCGCCAAACCTTCAATTCGGCATTTAGCCCTGAAACCTATCAGGCATTTATAGATAAGATTCACGCCGACCTGCCCGGTCAGTTGGATTTCCGCGTGGCCGAAACGCCCGTGTTCGTGCCCAAAATTCTGACTAATAAGCTACTGACGGCCTGTGATGACATTATCGACACGCTGACTCGCGACGATTTCAAAACGCTGACCGAGGCCGCTATTCCTGCCGGTCAGCGCGTACCAAACGAAGACGAACATACTCAGTTTCTGGCCGTTGATTTCGCCGTTTGCCATGATGATACTGGCGAATTGACACCACAGCTAATTGAATTACAGGGATTTCCGTCGCTTTATGGATTTCAGCCCTATCTGGCGTCGCAGTTCCGGGCCAATTATCCGATACCGGCAGATTTGTCGCACTTGTTCTCCGTATCGACCAACGAAGCCTATCTCGACAACCTGCGGCAACTCCTGCTGGGTGATTGCAACCCGGAAGAGGTGATTCTGCTGGAAATCTACCCCGACAAGCAGAAAACCCGCATCGACTTTGTACTGACCGAAAAAGCCACTGGCGTGAGAGCCGTGTGTCTGACCAAAATCAGCAAAGAAGGGCGGCAGTTGTTCTACGAGCGCGATGGCCGCAGGGTGCAGATCAAACGCATCTATAACCGCCTGATTTTCGATGAGTTGCAGCACATAACCGACCTGCAAACCGATTTCCAACTGACCGATGACGTAGACGTGGAGTGGGTGGGTCATCCGAACTGGTTTTTCCGCATCAGTAAATACACGCTGCCCCTGCTCAACAGCCCGTATGTTCCTGTTAGTCATTTCCTGTCTGACCTGAGCGAGTACCCATCCGATCTGGAAAATTATGTATTGAAACCGCTGTTTTCGTTCGCTGGTAGTGGTGTAAAAATTAACATTACGCAGGCCGACATAGACGAAATTCCTGCCGGGCAGCGCAGCGGCTATCTGCTGCAACGCAAGGTAAAATACGAGCCAGTTATTCAGTCGCCCGACGGATTGGTGAAGTGCGAAATTCGGATGTTGTTCATCTGGCCGAAAGCCGACAGCAGGCCCACGCTGATTACCAATCTGGGCCGTCTGAGCCGGGGCGAAATGATCGGCGTGAATTTCAACAAGAACAAAGACTGGG from Spirosoma montaniterrae encodes:
- a CDS encoding type 1 glutamine amidotransferase; the encoded protein is MKIAVLDMNDNRPNEGMRCILHAIRTVQGNDHLELSFDVFNVRGNNEVPGLDYDLYISSGGPGSPMATDDEWEKKYFRLIDQLFTWNKQNKRKKYVFLICHSFQLVTRHLGIAELSKRKSTSFGIFPVHKTDDGCTDPVFDGLPEPFYAVDSRDYQALEPDLKRMDAMGATILCMEKIRPHVDLPRALMAIRFSPEIVGTQFHPEADDEGMLRYFLTDEKREQITRNFGQAKYDEMMAYLQDPTKIALTESVVLPGFIRQAARALQPMNQLVRQD
- a CDS encoding carboxylate-amine ligase, which produces MPVFTLGIEEEFQTIDPETRELRSHMSKLVEGGKIVLQERVKAEMHQAVVEVGTNICHNIQEARQEVTYLRREIIELAEKQNLKVAAAGTHPFSDWQSQLITPNERYDRLIEEMRDVARSNLIFGLHVHVGIETRNQGIHIMNAVRYFLPHIYALSTSSPFWRGRNTGFKSYRSKVFDKFPRTGIPDFFASAAEYDEYINLLVKTGCIDNGKKIWWDIRLHPFFDTIEFRICDVPMRVDETICLAAIMQALVVKIHKLMGKNLNFRPYRRILINENKWRAARYGIEGKLIDFGKQEEVPTHQLIHELLEFIDDVVDELDSRAECEYVLKILEMGTGADRQLAVFNQTGDLKHVVDYIVSETSYGVR